The Tolypothrix sp. PCC 7712 region GTCCAATGGTATCTCAATAACTGTGATTGGGTAAATCAAGTGCGTTCTGGTGATTACCAAAACTGGTTAAAACAAAACTATGAAAATAGAAAATTATAATTAGGTCGGCGAAATTAAATATAACTGGCGGAGGCTGTCATTAGTTATTTGTCATTTGTCATTAGTAACATCAGTTCAGTTTGGATAAAACCACAATCCAACATCTAAAATCTAAAATTATTATGAAAGGTATTATCTTAGCAGGTGGCTCTGGTACACGTCTTTATCCTCTGACATATGCTGTTAGTAAACAACTGATGCCAGTGTACGATAAGCCCATGATTTACTATCCCTTATCTGTATTAATGCTGGCAGGGATTCGGGAGATTTTAATTATTTCTACACCTAATGATTTACCATTATTTGAGAAAATCTTAAAAGATGGTAGCCAGTGGGGTCTGCAGTTTAGTTATGTCGCACAACCTCGTCCCGAAGGATTAGCTCAAGCGTTTATTTTAGGCAAAGATTTTATTGCTAACGAGCCAGTATGCTTAATTTTAGGTGATAACATTTTTTATGGGCATGGTTTAACAGAAGTTTTAGCTAGAGCTGCTAACCTGCAAGCAGGCGGATTAGTATTTGGGTATCAAGTAAAAGACCCCAGTCAATATGGAGTAATTGAATTTGATAGCAATGGACGGGCAATTAGTATAGAAGAAAAACCCTTAAGTCCCAAGTCTAAATATGCTGTTCCTGGGATATATTTTTATGATTCACAAGTAGGAGAAATTGCTGCTAATCTCAAACCTTCAGCCCGTAATGAATTAGAAATTACTGATTTGAATACAGTTTATTTGCAACAAAATCAACTGCAAGTAGAACTTTTGGGACGTGGATATGCTTGGCTAGATACAGGAACTCATGAATCACTACATCAGGCTGGTAACTTTATCCAAACACTAGAAGAAAGACAAGGTCTAAAAATAGCTTGTATTGAAGAAATTGCCTATCTTAAAGGATATATTGACTCAAACCAACTGCAACATTTAGCTGAACCGATGGCGAAGAGTAGTTATGGACGTTACTTGATGTCAATTTTAGAAAATGACCAAATTTATCCCACTATGGAGCAGCAAAATCAATTAGACAAATTAGATGATAGTATACCTATTGCTTCATACTATACGCCTTTATCTTTCAATAAATTTTCTGGTTAACTGAGGTGACGATAATGCAAATTACCAAGACAGAAATTCCTGATTTACTAGTCATAGAACCGCAATTATTTGGAGATGAGCGCGGTTTTTTTTATGAAAGCTATAACGAGAAAGTTTGGCGAGAAAAAGTAGGAATTAATGAGCATTTTGTCCAAGACAATCATTCTCGTTCTGGCAAAAATATCTTGCGTGGTTTGCATTATCAAATTCAGCAGCCTCAAGGTAAATTGGTGCGAGTAGTTCTAGGAAAAGTATTTGATGTAGCAGTAGATTTAAGAAAAAGCTCTAAAACTTTTGGTCAATGGGTAGCTACAGATTTAACAGCCGAAAATAAACGTCTGCTTTGGATACCACCAGGTTTTGCTCATGGCTTTTTAGTACTTTCTGAATATGCAGAATTTTTGTATAAAACTACAGAATATTACGCACCTCAACATGAACGCACTATTTTGTGGAATGACCCTGATTTAGCGATCGCCTGGCCAATTGCAGCCGAGCCAATTTTATCGGCTAAAGATAAAGCTGGTAAGTTGTTTCGAGACGCAGAGGTATATGCATGAGAATCTTATTGACGGGGGTAACTGGACAAGTCGGTTGGGAATTGCAACGCACCCTCATGACTTTAGGTGAAATCATAGCTGTAGAACGTAGCGCCAGTCATCCCAGTTTACAAATAGATTTAGCACAACCTGAAACGATTCGCCGCCTCATTAGAGATATCAAACCAGATTTAATTATCAATCCAGCAGCTTACACAGCAGTAGATAAAGCAGAATCAGAACCAGATTTAGCAATGGCAATTAATGGAATTGCACCAGGTATCATCGCTGAAGAAGCAAAGCGAATAGGTGCAGTTGTAATTCACTATTCCACAGATTATGTATTTGATGGCAATAAAACTACTGCATATACTGAGCAAGACCGACCAAATCCCCAAAATATATACGGTAAAACAAAACTAGTCGGAGAACAGGCGATCGCATCTGTTGGCGTACCGCATTTAATTTTACGTACAAGTTGGGTTTATAGCCGACGCGGAAAGAATTTTTTACTCACGATGTTAAGGCTAGCTCAAGAACGAGAAGAAATTCGAGTTGTGGAAGACCAAATTGGCGCACCTACATGGAGTCGCATGATTGCTGAAGCTACATCTCAAATTATTTCTCAAGGTTCACAAAATATATCTGAATTTTTAGCAGCTAAAGGTGGAATATATCATTTAACTGCCAGTGGTAAAACTAGCTGGTATGGATTTGCCAAAGCAATTTTTGAACTTGAGGATAAAAAAAGCGATCGCAAACTGCAAAGGTTGATTCCAATTCCCTCCCAAGAATATCCCACACCAGCCACCAGACCAGCTTATTCTTTATTAGATAGTCAAAAATTATCTGATAATTTTGGATTGGTTTTACCAGATTGGCAAAGGAGTTTAGAGTTAGTAATGGTTAAAAATAACAGCTAAATAGAGTTTTAGAATAATCATCAAGCAATTTGAAGCGTGCTAGGTTCAGGGATAGACTCACCTTCTGCTTGCCAACCTTCCAAGTACATTTCTATTACTTCCTCGCCATTACGAATTGCTTCCTCACGAGTTTTGCCGTGAGTACAAGGCATAATCACGCGATCAGCAAACTCTGGGATTGTTACTAGAAAAAGCTGATCTTCATCAGACCATTGAATAATCATGCTGTATCGACTCATCATAACTACTGGCTGAAATGCGATCGCAACTTACACAATAGTACAAGAACAGGCGATCGCTCTCACTTTAGTTATGCAACGCAAGCATTTTAAACGCTACCTACTGATATTCTGGGCGACAGTTTTAGCTGTCTGGGTAACTATCATTCCTGCTAGGATAGCGATCGCTTCTTACCAAGCTCCCATACCACAGGCAATTTTTGTCCTGGGAGGTAATTTAGAGCGGATGGAGTTTGCAGCTAAGTTTTGGCAGGTTCACCAGAATTTAAATATTTGGGTTTCTGATTTTGAATCTGGTCTTGATTTAAATCGCAGCATTTTAGAAAAATTTGGGGTTCCCAAAGAACGCTTACGTTTGGATGGCCGCGCTACAGATACAGTAACTAATTTCACGACACTGGTCGGAGATTTTGCTCGCCAGAAGTTACAGCATCTTTATCTGGTTACATCGGATTATCACATGAGACGAGCCAGAGCGATCGCAACTATTGTTTTAGGTAGCCGGGGAATTACAGTCACCCCAATCGCAGTACCTTCAAAATTATACCGAGCAGAATCACTGCAGCGAGTCTTGCGAGATTGCGCGCGATCGCTCTTGTGGATTTTTACTGGCAAAAGTGGGTCAAGTTTAAATCCTCACCTTGATAGGTAAAGTTTGGTAATGAGTAATGAGTAATGGGTAATGAGTAATGAGTAATGAGTAATGAGTAATGAGTAATGAGTAATGAGTAATGAGTAATGGGAATTTCTCCCTCATCTCCCTTGTCTCCCCAGTACCCAATCCCCAGTCCCCAATCCCCAACCTCACGATTTCACAGCCTGAACAGGTGGCATATTCAAATCTTTAGCTAAACCAACTGTTTTTAAACACCAAATAGCCCACCAAGTGATGTCAATTTCCCACCAGCGCCAGCCACACTTAACGACATGGGGATATGCATGATGATTGTTGTGCCATCCCTCGCCGTAGGTGAGAATAGCTGCCCACCAGAGATTACGGGAGTTATCGTTGATTTCAAAGGTGCGGTATCCCCACATATGGGTGACTGAGTTAATCAGCCAGGTTGTGTGCCAGAGAACAACGGCTCTGACAAATACGCCATACACGACAAAAGACCAACCACCCAATGCATACAGCAACAACGCTACTGGTAGTTGTAGTAATAAAAAGTTGCGATTTAGCCAGCGATAAAAGGAATCGCGTACTAAATCAGGTGCAAATCGCTGGTAGTAGTCATAATTGAAGAACTCTGCACGGGGATAGAAAATCCACATCATATGACTCCACCAAAAGCCTTTGCGGGCGGAGTAAGGATCTTTTTCCTCGTCTTCAGTATGAGCATGGTGCAAACGGTGTCCAGCCGCCCAAAAGATAGGCCCACCTTGTAATGATAGGGCACCTAAAATTGCGATCGCATATTCTAAAAATCTCGGCACTTTAAAGCTGCGATGGCTTAAAAGCCGATGATAGCCTAAGCAAACGCCAATACTACCAAATAACCAGTGTAGGAAAAGAGCAACGCCTACAGCAGACCAAGAAAAAAACCAGGGAGCCAAAAAAGCCAATGCATGAATAGCTCCAAAAAATAGCACACTCAGCCAATCAAGACGCAAAGGTTGGTCTTTCTCCGGCAAATTTTGTAAATTTAATCTCACGAATACTTTCCTCAACCACGAAATATAGGGGACTGGGGACTGGGGACTGGGGACTGGGGAGATAAGGGAGATGAGGGAGATGAGGGAGATGAGGGAGATGAGGGAGATGAGGGAGAAATTCCCATTACTCATTACTCATTACTCATTACTCATTACTCATTACCTATTACCCATTACCAATTACCAAATTTCTAAATACTGTAATCCAGCACTACCTCTTGTACTGCATCACTACGATGAGTATGTTCTGTGCTACCAACTTTATTTTGGCGAGTAATTAAATCGAAAATATGCTCGCCAACTACTGCTTTAACATCTGCTTCTAGCTCATGAACAAGATTTGCATTTAAAGTAAAAGCATGGTTTGCTTCGTCTACAATTTTAAGAATCATCGACTCATCTACAGGCAAAGAATTTAAAGCTTGACGGTATTGTTCTTTAAATATCCGCTTAGTTTCAGGGGTAGGAATTTGGTCAAATTCATAAATAGCAGTACCCTGAACCGTAGGTAAATCCATTGCTGAACGAGCAATTTTTCTCAATGCTTGCCCACCTGATAAATCTCCCAAATAGCGGGTATAGGAATGGGCAATCAACAACTCTGGTTGGGTATTTGCTACTTCATGAATGCAATCAACATATTCTTGAGTAGCCCTAGAAGGAACTATCAGCTTCCGCCAGTTTTCACCATAATAGAAAGCTAAATCTTTCTCTAAATTTGCTTGACGATTCAGTTCTGGGAAATACATTAAACCCACAAGTGGATGGTACTGATGGCGTTTTAATTCTGCTTCTAAAGCGCTGTAAATGAAGTAGAGATTCGCTAGGAATTTGCGAAAAAAGCTCTTTTCTACAATTCCTTGGAGAAAGCATTTCATAAACGCGGTATTTTCTGCACTGGTGTGAGAATGTTTAGTACCTTCTCGCAAGCGCATATCTAAATAGCTGCTCATAATAAATGCCCATGAAGAGAAAATTAGGACTTATATAAATTCGTAATTCGTAATACCCTGCGGGAAGCGCAAAGCGCTACGTAATTCGTAATTTGCAATTTAAAAAGTCCGATTTTATTGGGGAAATATTTTTCTTTCTTCCCCTGCTCCCTGCCCCTCTGCTTTTTTAGTTACAATTCCCTTAGCTAACAGTTTTACTCGCCCAATCTTGAGGTTGCAAAAAGATTTCGGTGAGTTGTGCTTCTGGTGAATCGGGTTCTGGTTGGTAGCAATATTCCCAGCGTGTGAGTGGTGGTAGGGACATTAATATAGATTCGGCCCTACCATCGGTTTGCAGCCCGAAAACGGTTCCTCTGTCGTACACCAAGTTAAATTCTACGTAACGACCGCGACGGTATAGTTGGAATTGGCGTTGGCGATCGCTATATTCAGTGTCTTGTCGTCGATTTACAATTGGCAAATAAGCAGGTAAAAATGCTTTACCGCAGCTTTGCACAAAGGCAAATAAATCTTCCCAATTACGTGTAACTTTTCCTACTTGCTGACTGTAGAGTGCGGCTGGAGTGTCTGTCTGGGAGGTCACATACAGGTTACCGCTACCATCTTGATAGTCAAAGAATATACCACCAATCCCTCTTTGTTCTTGGCGATGGCGCAAGTGGAAGTATTCATCACACCAGAGTTTGAAGACTGGATAATACTCTGGATGGTGTCGATCGCAAGCAGCTTTGTATGTTTGGTGAAAATGAATCGCATCCTCTGCAAAGGGATAGTAAGGTGTTAAATCTGCGCCGCCACCAAACCACCAAATTGGGCCTGCTTCAAAGTAGCGATAGTTGAGGTGTACCGTTGGTACGTAAGGATTGCGAGGATGCAGCACCATCGAGGTTCCAGTGGCAAAAAACTGATGTCCGGCTGCTTCTGGGCGTTGAGTCAAAATCGAAGGAGGTAAGGTATCGCCCCAAACTTCCGAAAAGTTGACACCACCTTGTTCAAACACTCGCCCTTCCCGAATCACACGGGTACGTCCTTCACCACCAGCTTTGCGTTCCCACCTGTCTTCATGAAATTTGGCTTCGCCAT contains the following coding sequences:
- the rfbA gene encoding glucose-1-phosphate thymidylyltransferase RfbA gives rise to the protein MKGIILAGGSGTRLYPLTYAVSKQLMPVYDKPMIYYPLSVLMLAGIREILIISTPNDLPLFEKILKDGSQWGLQFSYVAQPRPEGLAQAFILGKDFIANEPVCLILGDNIFYGHGLTEVLARAANLQAGGLVFGYQVKDPSQYGVIEFDSNGRAISIEEKPLSPKSKYAVPGIYFYDSQVGEIAANLKPSARNELEITDLNTVYLQQNQLQVELLGRGYAWLDTGTHESLHQAGNFIQTLEERQGLKIACIEEIAYLKGYIDSNQLQHLAEPMAKSSYGRYLMSILENDQIYPTMEQQNQLDKLDDSIPIASYYTPLSFNKFSG
- the rfbC gene encoding dTDP-4-dehydrorhamnose 3,5-epimerase — encoded protein: MQITKTEIPDLLVIEPQLFGDERGFFYESYNEKVWREKVGINEHFVQDNHSRSGKNILRGLHYQIQQPQGKLVRVVLGKVFDVAVDLRKSSKTFGQWVATDLTAENKRLLWIPPGFAHGFLVLSEYAEFLYKTTEYYAPQHERTILWNDPDLAIAWPIAAEPILSAKDKAGKLFRDAEVYA
- the rfbD gene encoding dTDP-4-dehydrorhamnose reductase, yielding MRILLTGVTGQVGWELQRTLMTLGEIIAVERSASHPSLQIDLAQPETIRRLIRDIKPDLIINPAAYTAVDKAESEPDLAMAINGIAPGIIAEEAKRIGAVVIHYSTDYVFDGNKTTAYTEQDRPNPQNIYGKTKLVGEQAIASVGVPHLILRTSWVYSRRGKNFLLTMLRLAQEREEIRVVEDQIGAPTWSRMIAEATSQIISQGSQNISEFLAAKGGIYHLTASGKTSWYGFAKAIFELEDKKSDRKLQRLIPIPSQEYPTPATRPAYSLLDSQKLSDNFGLVLPDWQRSLELVMVKNNS
- a CDS encoding type II toxin-antitoxin system HicB family antitoxin, with product MSRYSMIIQWSDEDQLFLVTIPEFADRVIMPCTHGKTREEAIRNGEEVIEMYLEGWQAEGESIPEPSTLQIA
- a CDS encoding YdcF family protein; this translates as MQRKHFKRYLLIFWATVLAVWVTIIPARIAIASYQAPIPQAIFVLGGNLERMEFAAKFWQVHQNLNIWVSDFESGLDLNRSILEKFGVPKERLRLDGRATDTVTNFTTLVGDFARQKLQHLYLVTSDYHMRRARAIATIVLGSRGITVTPIAVPSKLYRAESLQRVLRDCARSLLWIFTGKSGSSLNPHLDR
- a CDS encoding alpha/beta hydrolase, encoding MGTGETREMREKFPLLITHYSLLITHYSLLITHYPLLITHYQTLPIKVRI
- a CDS encoding acyl-CoA desaturase; protein product: MRLNLQNLPEKDQPLRLDWLSVLFFGAIHALAFLAPWFFSWSAVGVALFLHWLFGSIGVCLGYHRLLSHRSFKVPRFLEYAIAILGALSLQGGPIFWAAGHRLHHAHTEDEEKDPYSARKGFWWSHMMWIFYPRAEFFNYDYYQRFAPDLVRDSFYRWLNRNFLLLQLPVALLLYALGGWSFVVYGVFVRAVVLWHTTWLINSVTHMWGYRTFEINDNSRNLWWAAILTYGEGWHNNHHAYPHVVKCGWRWWEIDITWWAIWCLKTVGLAKDLNMPPVQAVKS
- a CDS encoding heme oxygenase (biliverdin-producing); protein product: MSSYLDMRLREGTKHSHTSAENTAFMKCFLQGIVEKSFFRKFLANLYFIYSALEAELKRHQYHPLVGLMYFPELNRQANLEKDLAFYYGENWRKLIVPSRATQEYVDCIHEVANTQPELLIAHSYTRYLGDLSGGQALRKIARSAMDLPTVQGTAIYEFDQIPTPETKRIFKEQYRQALNSLPVDESMILKIVDEANHAFTLNANLVHELEADVKAVVGEHIFDLITRQNKVGSTEHTHRSDAVQEVVLDYSI
- the hemF gene encoding oxygen-dependent coproporphyrinogen oxidase — protein: MGRHSDNRSQETINHTVVLTPAVNAANVPPADSRERVKQFMQNIQDEICRGLEQLDGEAKFHEDRWERKAGGEGRTRVIREGRVFEQGGVNFSEVWGDTLPPSILTQRPEAAGHQFFATGTSMVLHPRNPYVPTVHLNYRYFEAGPIWWFGGGADLTPYYPFAEDAIHFHQTYKAACDRHHPEYYPVFKLWCDEYFHLRHRQEQRGIGGIFFDYQDGSGNLYVTSQTDTPAALYSQQVGKVTRNWEDLFAFVQSCGKAFLPAYLPIVNRRQDTEYSDRQRQFQLYRRGRYVEFNLVYDRGTVFGLQTDGRAESILMSLPPLTRWEYCYQPEPDSPEAQLTEIFLQPQDWASKTVS